A region of Vitis vinifera cultivar Pinot Noir 40024 chromosome 13, ASM3070453v1 DNA encodes the following proteins:
- the LOC100243064 gene encoding putative disease resistance RPP13-like protein 1 encodes MFVAEAVGSSFIGVLIDKLIASPLLEYARRKKVDRTLEEWRKTLTHIEAVVDDAENKQIREKAVKVWLDDLKSLAYDIEDVVDEFDTEAKQRSLTEGPQASTSKVRKLIPTFGALDPRAMSFNKKMGEKINKITRELDAIAKRRLDLHLREGVGGVSFGIEERLPTTSLVDESRIHGRDADKEKIIELMLSDEATQVDKVSVISIVGMGGIGKTTLAQIIYNDGRVENHFEKRVWVCVSDDFDVVGITKAILESITKCPCEFKTLESLQEKLKNEMKDKRFLLVLDDVWNEKTPRWDLLQAPFNVAARGSVVLVTTRNETVAAIMRTTTSSHQLGQLAEEQCWLLFAQTALTNLDSNECQNLESTGRKIAKKCKGLPLVAKTLGGLLHSNQDITAWNEVLNNEIWDLSNEQSSILPALNLSYHYLPTTLKRCFAYCSIFPKDYVFEREKLVLLWMAEGFLDGSKRGETIEQFGRKCFNSLLLRSFFQQYDNNDSQFVMHDLIHDLAQFTSGKFCFRLEVEQQNQISKEIRHSSYTWQHFKVFKEAKLFLNIYNLRTFLPLPLYSNLLSTLYLSKEISHCLLSTLRCLRVLSLSHYDIKELPHSIENLKHLRYLDLSHTRIRTLPESITTLFNLQTLMLSECRFLVDLPTKMGRLINLRHLKIDGIKLERMPMEMSRMKNLRTLTAFVVGKHTGSRVGELRDLSHLTGTLAIFKLQNVADARDALESNMKGKECLDKLELNWEDDNAIAGDSHDAASVLEKLQPHSNLKELSIGCYYGAKFPSWLGEPSFINMVRLQLSNCKNCASLPPLGQLRSLQNLSIVKNDVLQKVGQEFYGNGPSSFKPFGSLQTLVFKEISVWEEWDCFGVEGGEFPHLNELRIESCPKLKGDLPKHLPVLTSLVILECGQLVCQLPEAPSIQKLNLKECDEVVLRSVVHLPSITELEVSNICSIQVELPTILLKLTSLRKLVIKECQSLSSLPEMGLPPMLETLRIEKCHILETLPEGMTLNNTSLQSLYIEDCDSLTSLPIISSLKSLEIKQCGKVELPLPEETSHNYYPWLTSLHIDGSCDSLTSFPLAFFTKLETLYIGCENLESFYIPDGLRNMDLTSLRRIEIYDCPNLVSFPQGGLPASNLRNLEIWVCMKLKSLPQRMHTLLTSLENLTIDDCPEIVSFPEGGLPTNLSSLYIWDCYKLMESRKEWGLQTLPSLGRLVIAGGTEEGLESFSEEWLLLPSTLFSLEIRSFPDLKSLDNLGLENLTSLERLVISDCVKLKSFPKQGLPASLSILEIHRCPVLKKRCQRDKGKEWRKIAHIPRIKMDGEVMD; translated from the coding sequence ATGTTTGTGGCTGAGGCTGTTGGATCTTCCTTCATTGGTGTGTTGATTGACAAGTTGATCGCCTCCCCCCTGTTAGAGTACGCTCGCCGGAAAAAAGTCGACAGAACACTCGAAGAATGGAGGAAGACGTTGACCCATATTGAAGCAGTGGTGGATGATGCTGAGAACAAGCAGATCAGGGAGAAAGCAGTGAAAGTTTGGCTGGATGACCTCAAATCTTTGGCTTATGACATTGAAGATGTGGTGGATGAGTTTGATACTGAAGCCAAGCAAAGGAGTTTGACAGAAGGCCCTCAAGCCAGCACAAGTAAGGTACGCAAGCTCATCCCAACTTTTGGTGCTTTGGATCCTAGAGCTATGTCCTTTAACAAAAAGATGggtgaaaaaataaacaaaatcacAAGGGAGTTAGATGCAATTGCCAAACGGAGACTTGACCTTCATCTGAGGGAGGGTGTTGGAGGGGTGTCCTTTGGAATTGAAGAAAGGCTACCGACTACTTCTTTAGTAGATGAGTCTCGTATTCATGGTAGGGATGCTGATAAGGAGAAGATCATTGAATTGATGCTGTCAGATGAAGCAACCCAGGTCGATAAAGTTTCTGTCATTTCCATAGTCGGCATGGGTGGGATTGGCAAGACAACCCTCGCTCAGATCATCTACAATGACGGCAGGGTGGAGAACCATTTTGAAAAGAGAGTTTGGGTTTGTGTTTCGGACGATTTTGATGTTGTAGGGATAACTAAAGCAATTCTTGAGTCCATCACAAAATGTCCATGTGAATTTAAAACCTTGGAATCGCttcaagaaaaattgaagaatgaaATGAAGGATAAAAGATTTCTCCTTGTTCTAGATGACGTATGGAACGAGAAAACTCCCCGTTGGGATCTCCTACAAGCTCCTTTTAATGTCGCAGCACGAGGCAGCGTGGTCTTAGTAACAACTCGCAATGAAACTGTGGCGGCAATTATGCGAACGACAACTTCTTCTCATCAGCTCGGTCAATTAGCTGAAGAACAATGTTGGTTATTGTTCGCACAAACAGCCCTTACAAATCTAGATTCAAATGAATGCCAAAATTTGGAATCAACCGGTAGGAAGATAGCCAAAAAATGCAAAGGTCTACCTTTGGTGGCGAAGACACTTGGAGGTTTATTACACTCTAACCAAGATATCACGGCTTGGAATGAAGTGTTAAACAATGAAATATGGGATTTGTCAAATGAGCAAAGTAGTATTCTTCCTGCTTTGAACTTGAGTTATCATTATCTCCCTACAACATTGAAGCGATGTTTTGCGTATTGTTCCATATTCCCCAAGGACTATGTGTTTGAAAGGGAGAAGTTAGTATTATTATGGATGGCTGAAGGCTTCTTAGATGGCTCCAAAAGAGGGGAAACTATAGAACAGTTTGGGAGGAAATGTTTCAATAGTCTACTGTTAAGGTCGTTCTTTCAACAATACGATAACAATGATTCTCAATTTGTGATGCATGATCTGATTCATGATTTGGCACAATTTACATcaggaaaattttgttttagattGGAGGTTGaacaacaaaatcaaatttctaAGGAGATTCGACATTCTTCGTATACTTGGCAACATTTCAAAGTCTTCAAGGAAGCTAAATTATTTCTTAACATCTATAATCTTCGGACCTTCTTACCACTACCTCTTTATTCTAATTTATTGTCCACTCTCTATTTAAGCAAGGAGATCTCACATTGTTTGTTGTCAACATTGAGGTGTTTGCGGGTTTTGTCTTTGAGTCACTATGACATTAAAGAATTGCCCCACtcgattgaaaatttgaaacaccTACGCTATCTGGACCTCTCTCATACTCGAATTAGAACACTACCTGAATCAATAACTACTCTTTTCAACTTGCAAACGTTGATGCTATCAGAGTGTAGATTTCTTGTTGATTTGCCAACAAAAATGGGAAGACTAATCAACTTGCGTCATCTCAAAATTGATGGGATTAAGCTAGAAAGGATGCCAATGGAAATGAGTAGAATGAAAAATCTTCGAACGTTGACTGCTTTTGTTGTCGGTAAGCATACAGGATCAAGAGTTGGGGAATTGAGGGACCTTTCACACCTTACTGGTACACTTGCCATTTTCAAGTTGCAAAATGTGGCAGATGCTAGAGATGCCTTGGAGAGTAATATGAAGGGTAAGGAGTGCCTTGACAAGTTAGAATTGAATTGGGAAGATGATAATGCAATTGCCGGTGATTCACATGATGCAGCAAGTGTGCTGGAAAAGCTGCAGCCTCATAGCAACCTGAAAGAACTCTCCATTGGATGCTACTATGGTGCAAAATTTCCAAGCTGGTTAGGGGAACCTTCATTCATCAACATGGTGCGTCTACAACTCTCTAACTGTAAAAATTGTGCATCCTTGCCACCTCTTGGACAGCTACGGTCTCTCCAGAACCTCTCCATTGTGAAGAATGATGTTCTGCAAAAGGTGGGGCAGGAGTTTTATGGGAATGGGCCTTCTTCATTTAAGCCATTTGGAAGCCTGCAGACTCTGGTGTTCAAGGAGATATCAGTGTGGGAGGAATGGGATTGTTTTGGAGTGGAAGGGGGGGAGTTCCCTCATCTCAATGAGCTCCGTATTGAGAGTTGTCCAAAGCTGAAAGGGGATTTGCCCAAGCACCTTCCTGTTTTAACAAGTCTGGTAATTTTAGAATGTGGGCAATTGGTGTGTCAGCTTCCAGAGGCACCGTCCATTCAGAAACTGAATTTAAAAGAATGTGATGAGGTAGTGTTGAGAAGTGTTGTCCACCTGCCTTCAATAACAGAGTTGGAAGTGAGTAATATTTGTTCCATACAAGTGGAATTGCCAACGATTTTGCTTAAGCTCACATCTCTCCGGAAGTTGGTTATCAAGGAATGTCAGAGTCTTTCCTCTCTTCCAGAGATGGGGCTGCCCCCCATGCTTGAAACCCTTCGAATAGAAAAGTGCCACATTCTAGAGACCCTACCAGAGGGAATGACTCTTAATAATACCAGTCTCCAGAGCTTGTACATAGAAGATTGTGATTCTCTTACGTCTTTGCCCATCATCTCTTCATtgaaatcacttgaaatcaAGCAGTGTGGGAAAGTAGAGTTACCCCTTCCTGAGGAGACCTCGCACAACTATTACCCTTGGCTTACCAGTTTACATATAGATGGAAGTTGTGATTCTCTCACGTCCTTTCCATTAGCCTTCTTCACAAAGCTTGAGACACTCTATATCGGGTGTGAAAATCTGGAGTCCTTTTACATTCCAGATGGACTTCGCAACATGGATCTCACATCTCTCCGAAGAATTGAAATCTACGATTGCCCGAATCTGGTGTCTTTTCCACAAGGAGGATTGCCAGCTTCCAACCTGAGAAACCTTGAGATCTGGGTATGCATGAAGCTTAAGTCACTGCCCCAACGGATGCACACTCTCCTTACATCGCTTGAAAATTTGACGATAGATGATTGTCCAGAAATTGTTTCATTTCCGGAAGGGGGTTTGCCGACTAATCTATCTTCACTTTATATATGGGACTGCTACAAGCTTATGGAATCTCGGAAGGAATGGGGCTTACAAACACTTCCCTCCCTTGGACGATTGGTTATCGCTGGAGGTACAGAAGAAGGGTTGGAGTCATTTTCCGAGGAGTGGCTGCTGCTGCCCTCCACTCTCTTCTCTCTCGAGATTCGTAGTTTTCCAGATCTGAAATCCCTAGACAATCTGGGGCTTGAGAACCTCACATCTCTCGAACGTCTCGTGATTAGTGACTGCGTTAAGTTAAAGTCCTTTCCGAAACAGGGGCTGCCCGCCTCCCTCTCTATTCTCGAGATTCATAGATGTCCTGTGCTGAAAAAACGGTGCCAAAGGGATAAAGGGAAAGAATGGCGCAAGATTGCTCATATCCCCCGCATAAAAATGGATGGCGAAGTCATGGACTGA